gtttattaaaaaagaaaacagaaacacTTTGAGTTTAAGGTACACTTTAAGATtactatatttttcatattgGAACGTAATATATctaatttatgtttttagaggtccacattatattttgtctaatgaGAAGGCAGTCTCTCTAGATTCCCCCATTACTATTTCACTAAATTAGCAGTCAGccgttgtttattttaatcaggtgaagcggtataTATTAACAGGGACTGTCCcaaagattgttagtatgtaaTGCGTCGTACCATTCatttttgtaagtacatacttaCACTCTTAAACCAAACTTAAAGTTCAAGGATTAAACGTGGAAAGATTTGAGTGGTGAAATAAATAAGCGGACATAGTATTTTTACTTTCACACTTCGATACTGTTATAAGATGTTTAACTTGACATGGAACGATCATTGTACAACTTCGGTCACATAATGACATTGATGCCTCAACTCCTGTAACAATAGATGCATTTTTATGACATAAATAATCATTTCCACAAGATATTTACATATAACTTAAACACGCAAATCACACACAAGTCCATCTGTCTATGTTCTAGGGGCGTTACCAACTCCAAGTACAGTTTTGAAGGCCCCGGTTCCATATTTTCCAACTGAAAAGGATAGCAATTAACtctttacttttaaaatgcGTGAAATGTccttttatttatagaaaaatatgaaaagaaaatgacaaaacGCTTTAAATGATACTACGAATGGCACTTTGAAAGAAACACGAAATAAATAGGCATGATTCCTTACCAGTTTCAAACTGCAAGAAATAGAACATCTAGCAAgaagtgcatttaacaaaaaaaaactgtttatttggCCGTAGTCCAAAagcaaaaatggttatttttttaacttattgaaCAATGACTTTAAACTGACGGTGCACCCGAATAATGAAAAAAGCAAGAAAGAGGtatatgcaataaataaatttgacaaaacatAGAGGggatttaaaataatctttgtcAAAAGTAAGGACACTTTTAGGTGAAATATTTGACGTAGTACCGCCCCTGATCTTCATACGGTGAACTTATGCACATAATGTCAGTCTTTAATACATATACCACTAAGTCAAAAAAGctatgaaaaaacaacaacattttcgTGGCTGAACAAGCTATTCTTTATTTGGACAGACCACGAGCACCATACAGCAGGAAATTATTCCATAACTTAAGAgtgaaaatatgatataattcacagcaaacaattatgaaaagCCACGATATTtaagttattgtatttaaaacacataCCAGTCGAACATCTTGTAAATTAGCAGCATCCGATGTGTTAGTGACGTCACAAGCAGGCACGTGCAAAGTGCAAAAAAATGGTACTTACTTGTGCACATACTTACAGGAAGTTGTTTTCGGTTTTTCTAGTGTCCAGTAACGGAAGCCGTTTCGTGCACGCTCGTTAAGTCTCGTCCTTTTTCGTTCTTCTTGCAGACTGTTACGGGTTGGAACGACTTGTCTTTGGCCCGTAAAGTAGTCTAAAATGGGTGTCGTAAAACAAGTATTACTTGAAGGGTGTTCACATGATATAGGCGTTGTGCAGCACTTATGAATCTTCAAATTTGGGTGGACAATTGATAAAAATGCATCTCCAAATGGGCGTATTCCCTTTTTTGTAAACGCAATATCCATATAAAGCATATAAGTATCTTGAGCTTAGTATTGATATTGAAGGGCCTATGATGTTTTACTCTCTTTTAAAGgcaagccatccatcataagaatgcaaagatgCGTTCGTGCATTTCGGATATCATCATCGAGTTATTTcgatgtttaatttatattgaataaccATTATATTAGTTTTGCATGgattacaattttgaataacattataatgacGCCATTTCTATGATATTATATATCAATCAGAAGTAAAAGAAATCACCATAATCATATTGCAATTACATTAATTTGTTTCTCAAATAACATATTTCCTGTATAAAAAAAGCTCTCGgtgaaattttcaaaaatatcaaattaaacattttgttactttaaaatgaaaaataaataccagtagcatttttgttttattgatggCTGGATTACCTTAAAACTACATCTTCACATAATGCCACCTTCTTTAATGCGACTATTTCaaatagttatatttaaatgttacgTATGATACAGtatataacatcattttaatatatatcaacagCTAGTATCTGCCTCATAAAACTGATGTATGGAatgtattgtaatatatttccaTATGCATGCTCCTTAACAGATTCTTGAAActttgggccgattgttcagaacttcgttatcgttaacaacgttgttaacttttccGTTGTTAACTTTgccgttgttaactttcaaatctgtatTTCTCTGGGAGTTTCACAGATTCACTTATGCCCGCAGCATTCCAAACAAGATGTTTGACAATTGTTATAGCTCTCCTTGTTTTATTATCTTGATGAATCTTGATAAGCCCATCCTTAAAATATCTCCAATAAAAGTTTACAAAGATGTCGTAAACCACATTGTTAActtattaacattaacaaatttatGAACAATCGGGCGTTTTGTTTGATTTCTCTTCCCGGAAAGTTATTCAATAACGTATTGCGTATCGTCGGCACTATGTTGCGCGAGAgggtggtcttgtgttgtgtgtgttgggggggggggggggcggcggAGAACCATGTGAggttggttggtggtcaccaagccggacaagtgggttttctcagAGTTTTTCGGTtgcccccacaacacaagaccacactcttacGTCATCGTGTCAACGGGAGTTACTATGTATAAGATAATGTATTTTATctcaatcattgcaaaaataaataaggttTAAACTAACGTATTGCGATAACCGTAATAAAATAGAATTgactaattttaaattatataaatgtatgtagaaaaaaatcattatccATAAATCAATGCACTGCAAGTACTGAAGTAGCAGTGATTAAgttatttatgtaaatcatGTTGGATACAAACTTCTTACCTACAATAATCTTGTCGGGGTTATACCCAATTTTCTTGCCGTTAAACGAATTTTGGTATGAAGTTCTCTGTAAAAAAGGCAAAAGTAAAAGTAAATGAGAAACATTTCCTTGATATCTAATGCACCGGATAATAAAATCCAACTCTCTTTACACCTTTGGCAATACCATTTTATTGACGACATCATAAACTGACTGATTCATTTTCTAGCTattatgtattgaaatattgtcatCAACAATTgtcaagaaacaaaataaaaactttttttgcatttataaatgtaCTTACCCACACTCCTCGCATGCTTTTTGGAGTCTCATAGTGGCTGTGTCGGGACCAGGACCGAAGCCTTTATAACATGGAATACAGGAAAGATAGGATCATGAACAACTGATAACAACTGATAATGGTAAAATTAGTTGCACTTTTCTCCTTTTAGTTATTCTTTTTTGCATATGTTTGTGTAACAAGTTATATACTTTAAGTACTTCTCATTTAAATACGATAATTTATTCAGACATTTAGGACGGCAGGGCAGACATGAACCTTTAAATAATCTGAATGATCCCGGATCGAGTTTCGAAATGCAAACATTTCGTATTGGTATACGTAATATAATACGTAATGCAATGGGAATAAAACTACAgtagaaaaaaagaacaataaacggaacaaaaaatttaaactagatatttatttcatgataataaaaactgtacttatttttaacttttataaaatgtgaCATAATTCACAGCAGCAAACACCGTcagaataacaacaacaaaaagcaTAATACACGGCTACAAAGCTAATCTCTAACATGCAAACTTGAATATGAATGCTATGGACTATTATATTGAATTAAGAGCACTGTATTGTTTAAAGCAATCATATAGCATGTCTTAACATCGTGTGTACTGACGTTACGAACTAGGTAAGGCCAACATTTTGAGAAAACTTTGCAAAATTTCAAGGAGGGAGCAAGGGTATTGTGGCTATTATGTGGCCGACCTTCCGTTCGGAATTTTAAGCGTGGAGTTAAAAGTTTCCGATGTTTCGTAGAAATATTTACTGGCCGCAAGCCCGTCGACACGTCGTAAACAGAATCGCATGAATACGCAGCATGGGCCCCGCAGATTTCGTACGGATGCTGTTCGATCTTGGGACGAACTTTAGAGCCCCTCAAATCGTTCGGCACCCTTACGAATAATAAGATCATCGTACGAGTGTCTGCTGATATTATTGCGAGTTGCTCAATGAACCACTGCGATATGTAAAACTCGGCAAACTACGACAAGGGCACTACAGGAACGCCGTGTGGCGTCCTCAAGATTATCCTGCAATATGATTGCGGCTGATAAACAGCGCCTCGCGATTGAAGTCGGGGACATTTCAAAGGGCACTGCCGAAAATGTGACCGCTTTACAAGGGTGCTGCAGACCACTGCTATACCCTATGAAATCCACTGTAAGTAGAACTATTATTTCGGGTTCCGAGGTAGTGTATCATTACGCTGTTATTACACAATGTAGGAACATAAACAGACGCGTCTCATCATCAAGAAGCGAAACCACGCGAAATTGTCATGTACGCAGCAGGCAAAACTACacaatgtatacatattaacaaaCGCGTCACGTGCGTAATAAGCGAAACCAGTTAAAGTCATTTGTAATCAAAATCAATCCCTTACGGGAGTAGCGATATTATAGATTGCTATTTTAGGTATTTTGAGTATTCTAAAACGCCCCCACTTAATTAAAGACACAACACATTGAAAATGGAATTAAATTTCCCGATTTACTTATTTGGAACGCTCGATATCGAAGGAAATTTCGAACACAATAGCAAAGCATTTTCAGACATTTGAGTACGTCTTGAAACTAAACTGCACAATCGTTAGAACAGATCAAAGCGCTTCGCGTACGCAAGAAGCGAAAGTAAAGATGGAGCACATGTATATGATGTTTAAACGCCACCACAGTGGCTCAGCAATCTATAGCTTCATGTAAAGTACGGTCGTGACGGTCGAGCACAGTGCTAGAACATCTTAAGACGCGTCTTAAACCTACGTTACGGAAACCATATTTTTACAGcattttaaacatacttatCGATTAAGCAACGGACGAATACAATATTAGTAATGTAAGAACACTTTTAGACACACAATTACGTGACAAGACGAATATTACTATACACACATTTTTgtaaagctttttttttttaaaagtggcAGATGTTATAAATCGGACATTTTACACGGTTACGAGTGTaagtattaaacatttaaaccattCAACGTATGATTGCTACAGAAATTCTAGATTGGTTATAGTTACGGTCTACCAGCGCCGATTGGCTACCTAATTGTTTTGACCACTGCATCCCACGTGCAATATACCAGCCTTAAGCTGGAACTTATACcctcaatattaaattataattaaagcCGAAGAGAACATTTCAGACCCAAAGAAGTGATCTTTCTGTGTGCGTCACTTTGGTTCCGTTACAACAAATGACTGTCAAGGCTCAAAGTATCGACTTAAGTCATAATCATATCCAATGATAACCATAGCCATAGCTGGTCAAGTGTTACCCACAAGTAAGTTTACTATTTTCAAGCACAGCAAAACGTAGCAAAACGTATTAAACAGGTATGTCGCACAAGCAGTCACCTGCTCAAATCCCCGTAATCTGCTAAAGATGACATCGCCATGATGGTTGTGGTAAGTGCAGTTTATCTCAACTACGGCAAATAATAAAGTACGTTTAAAAGGATAATACAATGACGGGTACATTTCAATCGACCAGTTGAATAAGCACCGGGTTATCAATCAGACGACAAactaaatacataattatatttacctCTTCTATTATAAAACAGATCTGTTATTGACGATATCAATTGAATAGTGATCTCATGTTCgttgtgtttttaatgtttgacttattgtttataattgcttaaatatatttgtgaGAACGGTCATTTctcaatttaagaaataaaaaactgaaaaaatactaaaaatcaaaatatcttCAAAGGTAGTAACTTACTACGAACATAAATTGAGTACAGTTATCCAACATTGGCGAAAAAACACGCTAAACAGTCAATAAGTCGCTAAACGCATTtgcgtaaaaaaataattttggataGATTTCTGTAACACAACAACTactacttaaaatataaatttaattttggaCGGATAattttgtaatgaaatataaatctataaattacTTACAAGCTCATTTGATCTAAAATATTCCCATCAAAATATGACATCTTGAATTGGTTTTGATGAACACTTGGCAGGTTCTGTTCAGGCAATGTACACTGCGTTTGACGTATTATTCAATCCTTTGATAATTCCGTACCCGTATTAAACTACATAAACAAATCAAGACAATACAATTGGTGGCGACTATATATTCTTGGGTCAATTAACACAGGATACTACACGGAAACAGCTACAAGTTAAAAGCATATCGaaggatatatatatttcgtttGAGCAGTTCCCTTTTACCTATTACCTTTTTATCTTTGTCCGTTGCAAGATAGGGATTTCCAGCacggccaaatatttggatctacttttcTGGGGTTGGAGAAATCTTGTGTTTGATATATGGTTAATATCTCAATAGTAAAATTCGGTAATAAACATTCTCGTGCACCAAAGTGATGATGCTATTCttaagatttatcattatcaaatctCTGATGGACGAGAAAGGTAATAAGTATATGTTAAGACGGTGCACTTTTGTAAacttcttaaagtgacactcgtatttaaaaccacatgtataatacatttgaagtgataaacctttcacCACTTACTCAATAatacatatgaaaaatattaataactgataacaagaatgtgcatttaacagctgaaaatgcaaaaatatttaatgattggtgagtggTAAAATacttactgtgatctactattgtctcataaggtagaaataccatgttttctttCTTCCAGtttaaactcggtatctttcataagtAACATTCTttacgacatttattcatcctttttggtatatcaaaacatttgtattaattgtgttaagtcttatttgggagatagagtgcatctttaaagaataAGTTGGTTTACTACATTGTGAAAATCCCGCAGTCACTATTCTATAGGGTATACTTATTAAAAGGAATTAAGACAATGTCTTAATCATAACAACCtatctttttgtttcaataacaCTTATCAATATTGTCAATACGGGTTGTCAACTgacaaatttatgttttacattcaaCGTTTGGTATTGAATATTGTCTATAGATACACTGCTGTGCGtttcaattacatttaaatcttaaattttgtaatataaGCTGACCGACAAACAACTTGATACCAGTTCGAAAAAGAAGTTTAAAATTTGGTGATTAATTGTTTACtcgttttttgtttaaagaaaaccCTTAAATAGTTGATTTTGGTTACAGTATGTCAGGGCCCTTGTAATTAAACCTAATGATCAAATTCATGTGTGCCTTAAAGAGATCCGTTTACAGACTGTGTGtggcaacattttgtttttaaagttgttCAAATAGAGTTTATGTACAAACGCCAAAAACAGATACTCATTAGAACAGAATTGTGTACATCCATATATACAGCCAGTCCATTTTTTAAAGCGATACGAAcgcttatttgaaaaaaataacgcATTTTCGGTCATATTTCTTACTAAAAGTTGAGAATGtagcatttatttatacatttggtAATGTTTTCTCATTGTCAAAGCAATATTTTCCGATGTAGGAACCTGAaaaacgtgaacgagtcccttcTATTGTTTAAATACCGAAAACTGTAAACACTTTTAACCTTTTTGTTGTATTCACTTATTTGTGAGGCAATAAGAATTGAGGTTGTAAACgtttccccccccccctttcaTATTCCATAGAACGCTCGCTCGCTGACTATTTTTTGAAGAACGCAATGACTGACAAATATTTCGTTCTTCTTCTATCTTAATGTTATTGACAAGAGTTTGAGACccattgttttgtatattttatatgaattgtgttgtttgtggaccCTTGTGTTGTGTTTTccgtgtttctggtttgtgtgtttttgtgatGTGACATAGGCGTCGATCCTGTGCCAATAAAGggcgtttatgtttaaactttcaattACGGAAATGATGCCCTATATCTGTGTAATTGATGACATATATTAAGCTAGTATGAGTATACCTTTCATATGTCTAATACAATAGATGAAATACAGATTTTTCTTTGACGGTATACCAACGTTTTAATATCAACAAGATTCCAAGGAAATTGTTAAACTTGTCCATTCCTTAAATTCACTGCAAAATCAGATTGCACATTCTATATAGGCAGATTACAGCGCTAAATCTCGCATATAAATAACCTGGATTTTTTCTTGGACTCGGCTCATTGAGCCCCCTCGTttgtgtggtcgtgcatggtgcGAGATCTGTCTTCTCTCTATCTGTCCCCATGGCTCTCAGAGTCACGTGTGATGGTGAATAGTAAGATATATTTCCTTGTTTTGTCACCCAACCCATTTATTTCACAAGAGATCGCCTTCGTTACTTTCaatgtattcttatttttataattaattctGATTTCTCAACTCCATTGCTTTGCTACACCAATAAACgccgtttatttaata
The sequence above is drawn from the Mya arenaria isolate MELC-2E11 chromosome 14, ASM2691426v1 genome and encodes:
- the LOC128216483 gene encoding uncharacterized protein LOC128216483 isoform X1 — protein: MSYFDGNILDQMSLLRSWSRHSHYETPKSMRGVWRTSYQNSFNGKKIGYNPDKIIVDYFTGQRQVVPTRNSLQEERKRTRLNERARNGFRYWTLEKPKTTSFGKYGTGAFKTVLGVGNAPRT
- the LOC128216483 gene encoding uncharacterized protein LOC128216483 isoform X3, with the protein product MAMSSLADYGDLSRLRSWSRHSHYETPKSMRGVWRTSYQNSFNGKKIGYNPDKIIVDYFTGQRQVVPTRNSLQEERKRTRLNERARNGFRYWTLEKPKTTSCKYVHNWKIWNRGLQNCTWSW
- the LOC128216483 gene encoding uncharacterized protein LOC128216483 isoform X2, encoding MAMSSLADYGDLSRLRSWSRHSHYETPKSMRGVWRTSYQNSFNGKKIGYNPDKIIVDYFTGQRQVVPTRNSLQEERKRTRLNERARNGFRYWTLEKPKTTSFGKYGTGAFKTVLGVGNAPRT